The DNA region TTGCAAATCCCGGGGCGGTTTGCCGAAATGAACCAAGCGGGTAGCCGATGCGTACAAACCGTATTTTTGTCCGGACAAAACCAGCATCGCATATTTTTTCAACCGCTTATCCGTCGGCAGCGGATGGCGGTATTGGAAAGTCCGTTCGTCCACCGCCACCAGAGCTACATTAGCTTCAACAGCGTAATCTAAGGCCGTCTGCCGGATCATTTGGGCGATTTCCCGTTCGCTGCTGCCCGGCTGAATCGTCATCGCAACTTTCGCTAAAATTTCCGCTGCCGCTTTCCCGGTATCCTCATAGCGCTGCTGTTCTTCCGGCAGTAAAGACCAGCGAAGCCGGTTAAACGACACTCCCATCTGGCGGTCACTGGCAATTCTGCTGCCTGCCGTAATCTGCTGTAAACTTTTCGACAGGCCATCGTTATCCCACCAGTTGTAAAAATTTTTTTCAATAGCAAGCGTCGCCAGCTCTTCGGCCATTAACCGCTCTCCCTCAATGTTGTTGGCAATTAAGTACACCTGATCGTTTGTTATCAGTAAATCAGCGCAGGATTTTTCCACTGCCGAATTGATATAAGGCCTGCCGCCGGTCAGCCATAAAAAGTTGGTCTGGGTAGTAATGAGAATACCCGGTATTCCTTCTGTCTGCATAAAAGAACGCACTCTTATCAGTTTTGTCTCAAATTCCGAAATTGTCCAGGCCAATTGTCCGTCCCCTCCCTTCTTCTGTTAAAAGGGCGGGCCTAAGCCCGCCCTTTTAGCTTATTGAACTGCCTTGATTTGACTGATTACATCTTTGTACTCCGGATATTTTTCATACATAGACGCAACCGCCTGTTGGAAAGGCGCTTTATCGGGCTTGGAAATCGTTACTCCCTTAGCTTCCAGTTCCTTCAGGGATTTTTCCGTATAATCAGCCCATAATTTTTTCTGATAAGCAACAGACTCAGCCGCACATTGGACCACTAGCTTTTGATCTTCCGGGCTCAAAGAATCCCACACTTTTTTGCTCATCATCAATACCTCGGGCACCATAGCATGTTCATCTAACGCGTAGTACTTACACACTTCATAATGTTTACTGGAATATAAACTGGGTGGATTGTTTTCAGCGCCGTCGATGATCCCAGTCTGCAGGCCGCTGTACACTTCACCATAACCCATTGGTGTGGCAGAACCGCCCAGGGCATTTACCATATCGACAAAAATTTTACTTTGCTGCACTCTGAGTTTCAGACCTTTACCATCTGCCGGCGTGTTCAAAAGCTTGCTTTTAGTATAGAAGCTGCGCGCGCCGGAATCATAGTAGCCCAGACCTACCAGATTGCTTTTTTCCAATTCTTTCAGCATATCTTTGCCGATTTGGCTGTCCAGCACTTTCCAAAGATGATCCGCATCCCGGAACAAAAACGGCATGGAAAATACGCCCATTTGGGGTGCAAAACCAACCAAAGGAGCACTGTTGACACGATTAATCGCAATAGTTCCCATTTGTGTCATTTCGATGCTTTCTTTTTCACCGCCAAGCTGGGCCCCGGCATAAACCTGCATTTTAATTCGTCCCTGGCTTCTTTCATCCAGCAATTTAGCCATATATTTCAATCCCATAGT from Veillonellales bacterium includes:
- a CDS encoding M24 family metallopeptidase — protein: MAWTISEFETKLIRVRSFMQTEGIPGILITTQTNFLWLTGGRPYINSAVEKSCADLLITNDQVYLIANNIEGERLMAEELATLAIEKNFYNWWDNDGLSKSLQQITAGSRIASDRQMGVSFNRLRWSLLPEEQQRYEDTGKAAAEILAKVAMTIQPGSSEREIAQMIRQTALDYAVEANVALVAVDERTFQYRHPLPTDKRLKKYAMLVLSGQKYGLYASATRLVHFGKPPRDLQERFEKVLRVDGAYIGATVPGTQMKDIFSSGRAAYAAAGFPNEWQYHHQGGMTGYNSREFRATGENEERVQNGQAYAWNPTIAGVKSEDTILVKNNKPVVVTVAGEFPMVNVVCGDFVLQRPAILVR
- a CDS encoding TRAP transporter substrate-binding protein — translated: MRRLKWWSLAILVLFAASALLAGCGSSTSAPSAKKEIILKAADVQPEDYPTTMGLKYMAKLLDERSQGRIKMQVYAGAQLGGEKESIEMTQMGTIAINRVNSAPLVGFAPQMGVFSMPFLFRDADHLWKVLDSQIGKDMLKELEKSNLVGLGYYDSGARSFYTKSKLLNTPADGKGLKLRVQQSKIFVDMVNALGGSATPMGYGEVYSGLQTGIIDGAENNPPSLYSSKHYEVCKYYALDEHAMVPEVLMMSKKVWDSLSPEDQKLVVQCAAESVAYQKKLWADYTEKSLKELEAKGVTISKPDKAPFQQAVASMYEKYPEYKDVISQIKAVQ